The DNA window ACTGCTTCGGAAAATCAGAGTTTTATTCCGGAAAATGCTGTATCTGTTAACAAAGATAAAAATACGGTCAAGGAAAGATTTTCTCCTCCTGAAGGATATGAGTGGATTAAAGAAAAATCGGACTCCTTCGGATATTTTATTGAAAATTTTAAACTAAAACCTTATGGCAGCCCAATTCTAAAGTATGATGGCAGTTCTATTTCTACCCAACATCTTCACGAAGCTGTTTTTGATATTGATACCGGAAATAAAGATCTGCAACAATGTGCAGATGCGGTTATCCGAATGAGAGCGGAATATTTGTATAAGATCAAAAAAGCGGACGACATCAAATTTCATTTTACCAGTGGTGATCTTCTAAGCTGGAATGATTATAAAAATGGCACAAGGGCTTTTGTTAATGGCAATTCCGTCAGTTTCAGAAAAACAGCAGGCTTCGATGATTCTTATCAGAATTTCAGAAATTATCTCGAACTCATCTTTAATTATGCGGGAACTATTTCATTAAATAAGGAAACAAAACCGGTAACGGAAAATTCACATTTAAAAACCGGAGATATTCTTATAACGCCGGGAAGTCCAGGACATGTGGTTTTCGTTGCAGGAGTTTGTGAAAATACAGCTGGTAAAAAATTATTCTTACTGGCCGAAGGTTTTACGCCTGCTCAGTCTATCCACTTATTGTCCAATCCTTTTAACAAGAATATTTCGCCTTGGTACGATCTTGATGTTAACGCACCGGAGACCAAAACAGCGCGATATATTTTTAAACCTACAAACTTCAGAAGCTTTTGATCATATATCTATAAAACTATTGGAAACTTACTACGATAATCTGAACTTGTTTTTGTAAATTTGTGTTCGAAATTTTTTACTTGATGAAAGAGAGTGCTGTAAAAAAGATTGCAGTTCTTACTTCAGGGGGTGACTCTCCGGGTATGAATGCGGCATTAAGAGCGGTAGTAAGAACCGCCAATTACTATAATATCGAATGCTACGGAGTAAGAGAAGGTTACAACGGCCTTATCAACGATGATTTCCTGAAAATGGGAGCACGTTCCGTAAAAAATATAATCAACCAGGGTGGTACCATTCTAAAATCTGCCCGATCTGCTGAGTTCAGGACGAAAGAGGGCCGTCAGAAAGCTTACGACAATTGTGTAAAGCTTGGAATAGACGGATTGGTATGTATTGGTGGAGATGGAACGTTTACCGGTGCAAAAATCTTTAATGAAGAATTTGGAATCAGAGTAATCGGTATCCCGGGAACAATTGACAATGATATTTTTGGAACGGATAATACCATCGGTTATGACACGGCACTGAATACCGCCATGGAGGCAATTGACAAAATCCGTGACACGGCAACTTCCCACAACAGAGTTTTCTTTGTAGAAGTAATGGGTCGTGATGCAGGTTTTATTGCTTTAAACAGCGGGCTGGCAGCAGGAGCTTTGGATATTTTAATTCCTGAGAAAAAAGACAGCATCGATGAGCTTTTTGCAAAATTCAAAAATGCTGAAAAAACAGGAAAGGCATCAAGCATTGTAGTCGTAGCGGAAGGTGAAAAGTTGGCCAACGTTTATGAACTTGCAGAAAAAACAAAGAAAACATTCCCTGACTATGACATTCGTGTCGCCATTCTGGGGCATATGCAAAGAGGAGGTTCTCCTAGTTGTGCAGACAGAGTTTTGGCAAGCAGATTAGGTTATGGTGCCGTAACAGGATTAATGGAAGGACAAACCAATGTAATGGCAGGAATGCGTTCTAATGATCTGACGTATACTCCGATAGAAGAAGCCATTAAAAAACATAACGAAATCAATAAAGATCTTTTACTGATTTCAGAAATTTTAGCACTCTAAATTATTTTTTAAATCTAATAAAAACAAACTATTATGTCAACAATTAAAGTAGGTATCAACGGTTTTGGTAGAATTGGACGTCTTGTTTTCAGAGCAATGACTGAAAGAGACAACATTGAAGTTGTAGGAATCAATGACCTAATCAATGCAGAATACATGGCTTACATGTTAAAATATGACTCTGTACACGGTATTTTTCCAGGTGAAGTTTCTGTAGAAGGAAACGATCTTGTAGTCAACGGAAAAAGAATCAGAGTAACTGCTGAAAGAGATCCTAACAACTTAAAGTGGAATGAAATCGGTGCAGACTATATCGTAGAATCTACTGGTCTTTTCTTATCTAAAGATACTGCTCAGGCTCACATCAATGCAGGTGCAAAGAAAGTAATCCTTTCTGCTCCTTCTAAAGATGATACTCCAATGTTTGTAATGGGGGTAAACCACAAGGAACTTACTGATGATATCAAAATTTTATCAAATGCTTCTTGTACTACCAACTGTTTAGCTCCTTTAGCTAAAGTAATCCACGATAACTTCGGAATTGTAGAAGGTTTAATGACAACTGTACACGCTACAACAGCTACTCAGAAAACTGTTGACGGTCCTTCAATGAAAGACTGGAGAGGTGGTAGAGCTGCTTTGAACAACATTATCCCTTCTTCTACAGGTGCTGCTAAAGCGGTAGGAAAAGTAATCCCTTCATTGAACGGAAAATTAACAGGTATGTCTTTCAGAGTACCAACTGTTGACGTTTCTGTAGTAGATTTAACAGTGAGAATTGAAAAGGCTGCTTCTTATGAAGAAATCTGTTCAGTAATCAAAGCTGCTTCTGAAGGTGAATTGAAAGGTATCCTTGGATATACTGAAGATGCAGTAGTATCTCAGGATTTCGTAGGAGATAAGAGAACTTCAATCTTCGATAAAGATGCTGGTATTATGCTTTCTCCTAACTTCGTAAAACTTGTTTCTTGGTATGACAACGAAATGGGTTATTCTAACAAGTTAGTGGATATGCTTGTACATGCTGCTTCTTTGTAATAAGTAATGAATAATCAGCAATGAATAATATAAAACCTTCCCGATGGGAAGGTTTTTTGTTTTATAATGTTTTACACTATATTTTCAAGAAAGAAATTTTGAATATAATCTGCAGTTTTCAAGATAATTTAAGGGCCTTATATATGTCTATACAGGCACCTGCAGCAATATTAAAAACTAAATAATTTATATCCAATTCCTATACCCAACCAAGGTTTTTTATTATATTTCCATAAATCTGCATGTTGTCCAATAGCATAATCAAAACCAAAAAATGCTCCTACATTGATATTATTGTATGAATACGTTATTCCAATTGCTATGGAAGCTAATCCTTTTGTTGCATCTACATATTCTGGAGGCAACGAATGGTCATCAATTGGTACTGGATCTGAATTTGATTTATCCAATTTCACTGAAGATGCTCCAAACAAAAGACCTCCCGTAACTTTCCAAGTGTTGACTTTTGTTTCTATTTCCTCTTGATAAAAAAAAGTACTTTTACCATACGTATAGCCTAAAAACAAATTACCATTTATCGCCGTTGAAAACTCTTCTCCTAATCCATCTTTACCTTTGAATCTATATTTGATCGGTATTGTAATCGCACTCACAGTGACTGAGGTAAAAGGTAAGGATGGGCTTTTTCTATTTTCTAATTCATAGAAATAAGCAGGACTACTTTTTCCACATTTTAGTAAAAGATTAACCAGTAATTTGTTCTTATCTATTCTAACATTTCCGTGCTCCATATTTCCTATATTAGCACTAACAATGGTATCAATTTTATAATTCTTGAAAAATTTTTCATCAATAATAATCTCTCGTATTACTTTGGTTTCTTTATTCTGAATAATAATTTTATCTTCAATGGATAGCTTATCTCCAATTTTATACTTATTTCTAATCTTTTTTTGTTCATTTTCTGATAAGCTATCATATCTTTTCATAATCTTTTTCTTAAGATTATATTCACCAAGTTGGTTATAAATTCGGTATCTTAAATTAAAACTTTCTTGTCCCCACATTACTTCCATCCATCCGAGCAGGAACAGTAATACAATTTTTGTTTTCATGATTATTTGTTTTTCAGGTTAAAGTTTTTTTTATTAGAATAAAAGAATAGGAGACTTCAACCTTTAAGCGCAGTAGCTTTAGAAATTGAGCTTCCATGGTTATTAATTCTACATAAAACTACAATACTTTCCTACCAGATAAAATACCGCAAAAGGGTGATTTTTAACATATTTTGATTAATTTTAGGAAAACATCAACCATGGATAAAAAATTTTTAACTCCCAAAAAACACCATCCCCTCATTAAGGTGTGGAATAGTTATCCAGAATTCCTCCAGAATACAACTACGATGGCATTACCTGCACCTTCTATTGAGCGTATCATTGGAGAAATTTTCGCTCCAGGAAAATTCTATTATTACGTTATTAATCTTGTAGATAGTACCTTGTCTCATCATCATGAAAACATTTTGGAAATACACGGATTTCATAAGTATCCTGTGCATCTCAAAGAAATTATTGACCTCCTCCATCCCGATGATATTGAATTTGTTATGGAAGCCGAAAGAATGTGCATAGAAAAAATGAAAGATATTAATGGTTTTGATTATATTCAGGAATTAAAATCCAGCTATTGTTTCAGGCTGAGAACATCAAAAGGTAATTACGAGCTGTTTCATCATCAGGCTCTGCATACCCTTAAAGATGAAAATGGCAAGCTGATGCAAGCTGTTAATATTCATACCAACATTGAACATATTACCCATCAAAATTCCTATAGCGTCTTACTCTCCGGCATTAATGGACGGGAAGATTTTCATCAGATGCAATGGTCTAAATATAATAAAATTTCGGAGTCTCAGCCTGCAATCTTCACCAAAAGAGAAGTGGAAATCATCACCTATATTGCCAGAGGCTTTTCTGCCGGAGAAATTTCAAACGTATTGAATATTTCGGAAGAAACCGTACGAACGCACAGAAAAAATATTTTAAGAAAATCTGATTGTAAAAATTGTTCCGAACTTATCAAAATGGCTTTTGAATGGGGCTACTTATAATCAAGGCATCATAAGACTGATAAATCTCACGATAGAATTTCGGTGTAAAACTTGTACTTTTATCTATCATGGAACGAACAGTGCTACACCCCCGTTTTAAAGACTTTCCCCATTTCAAAAACTTTTGGGAACATGGCAACGGCAAACAATTGATTGAGTTTTCCGGAGCCGAAGTGAGTTTTAAGGATTTTGAAACCTTTTCACCTTTCTTTTATCACGTTGACGAAATGGGAGATCAGGTGGTAAAGGATGTTTATTTCACCAAAAACTTTCTCGAAGCATCAAAGGAAATTGAAGGCTATATCCGAAATGGAGTTTCTGAGACTGATGTTGTTCCAGAGAGTGTCAAAAAATTGTTTGCTCAAACACAGAAGATTCCTGCCTGGCTAGACTACAATCTTTTAAAAAGCGGTGCCGAACTCTGCATGAGAAGTAATCTGGACTCTTTGATTTCATTGAGAGATTATTGCCTTATCGGAGGCTATGATTACGCCTACCTTAATAAACCTCTTATTGTTACAGAAGCCTTAAAGAAAGGAGCTGTGAAACGTCTTTCAGAAACATTGGACTTTTGGGTAAACGCAACCCGGTATGATGCACTCGAAATTCATGCTAAAGGATATGAGTTTGCTATAAAAACCCGACTGATTCATTCTTACGCAAGGCTTTCCATAAAAAAGCATTATAATGAATGGGATACTGAAAATTGGGGTGAACCGATCAATTCCTGGGATATGATGGCCACCTATATTGGCTTCAGCTTAGTTTTTCTCCATAGCCTGCAAAAACTGGGAAATACATTTTCAAAAGAGGAAGAAAAAGGAATTTTCCACTTGTGGAAGTATGTGGGATATTTACTGGGAATTCCCGAACAACTTCTTCCTGATGATAAAAAACAGGCTACGGAATATTTTTATTTATGGACTTCCATCCAACCGCCTTCTGATAATGATTCCGTTCTTCTGGCTCATTCTTTATTGAATGAATCACTGGAAAATCCTATTCTAAAGTTTGAATTTCAGCGGAAAAGCTTAAAGTATCTCCATGTTTGTTGCACCTGGTTCTTATTGGATGACGAAGTCTGTAAAAGATTACAAATTCCTGATGCTTCCAACAAAAAGTTATTTCCGAAATCAAAGATACTTTTCAATACTATTTATGACAGACTTGTAAGTCGTGATGCCAGAATTAAAAGGGGAAATAAAGATCAGATGAAGGTATTGAAAGATTATTTAAACATCACAAAAAATTCAAATTTTCATTAAAATCTTTTTTTAAGGAAAAAAGAGGCAATACTATATTTGTCCATTTCCTTTATCTGGAGAAGGTTTTCTGTTCCAGAAATTCCAGATCAGATACAATAAAAATAAGATCAACCAAACGCTAATGACTACGCCGATGAAAATTCCACTGATGGAAGGATGAAGATAATTCGGTTTGTAGAACAATCGGTCAAGGGTTGCAAATTTATCTTTGAGCTCATTTCTTTCGTAAGTATTTCGTATCGCATTCAGAGGTTCCTGCTGATGATCCCGGTAATAAAAAACATCTTTAGTAAGCTCTTTCGGAACGATCTGTGTTTCTATATTGTATTTTTTTAAAAGTACATCCAACTTCTGAAATGAGGAAAGCAGTGAATCCTGACTATATTTATAAAGCAAATTATACCTTTTGACAGCATTTTGATACTGCTGCTGCCTTTCAGGAACTTTATGTAATGGAGAGAACAAAAGCTTGCTTTCAAGAAAAATACACATCTTTTCATCGTATTGAGGATGTACTTCTCTTCCCTGAAATATAATTTCGGTACTGTCCCCTATCTCTTTTTTAGAAATAATTCTTTTTCCCAGCTCCCCATCATCAAGCCCAAGAATGTCAAGCACCGATTTCGCTTTATTGCTTAATTTTTTATGATCGGTAGTCAGCATTTTCAGGGTATCCATACTGTAATATCTGGATTCTGTTGAAGAATAATCCTTATTACCCGGTTCGTAGTACACCGTATCTCTCACTTCAATCACAGGGTAAGGTTTGGGATATAAAATATTTTTGGGATTAAACAGTTTCTCTGAACTGTAGGACGTATAGTTATATAAAAAAGGCTGTAAGACATTCAATAGCGTTTTGTCTTTATTAAGATTCTTTTCCGGCAATTCAGTTCGCAGTTTTGCATTTAATCCAAAACTATAACTGATGAAAAAAGTCAGAGAAAAAAAGGACACCAATAGAAGTATAATACCGATTCCCAAAGTTTTTGAAAGTTCATATCTTTTTTTGGAATGATTTCTAAGAAGAAAAATAACAAAGAAAAACAAAAAGAGACCGGATACGAAAAAGTGAGAAATGGAGACATCATCGTAAAATTTGAACCTATAAAATTCTGTATAGATATTAATTTTTTGAAGTCCTTTAAATTTTACATATCCGTAAATAAAGTAAGCCATGTGTATAACAGCTAATACAACAAAAGATTTAATCAGGAATATTTTTAATTTTCTGTCCATAGAATGATCTTAAAAAACAATGTTTTAAGATAAGCATTTTTTATATTGGATGGATAAAACAAAACTATAACTGCTAGAAATCATCCATGCAAAACAACTTCCAGCCTCTCGCTTCTGGCTTAAGACGATAACTTTCTTAACCTAAATTTATTCTTTTCAACATTCCTCAACCCATCATGTCACATCTATCTCGTTATGAATACTATCACTCCCAAAACTTTATTATTTTTTAACTCTAAAAACCGGTTTCGAGAATAAATAATATTAGCTTTTGATCTATAAATTATGTATTTTTGAGAAATTATTTTATAGAGATGAGTAACATTGATGATAAGAAAAAAGCACTGGCATTGGTGCTTGACAAGCTAGATAAAACATACGGAAAGGGAACAGTAATGACTTTAGGAGATGATTCTATTGACAATACAATAGAGGTAATTCCTTCCGGTTCTTTAGGATTAGATATCGCATTAGGTATAGGAGGATATCCAAAAGGAAGAATCATTGAAATATATGGTCCTGAATCTTCAGGTAAAACAACATTAACGCTTCACGCTATTGCTGAAGCTCAAAAAGCAGGTGGTATTGCAGCATTTATTGATGCTGAGCACGCTTTCGACAGAACATATGCCGCGAAGTTAGGAATCGATTTGGAAAACCTTATCATTTCTCAACCGGACAATGGTGAGCAGGCTTTAGAAATTGCTGATAACTTAATCCGTTCTGGAGCTATTGACATTGTTGTTATTGACTCTGTAGCAGCTCTTACTCCAAAAGCAGAGATTGAAGGAGAAATGGGTGATTCTAAAATGGGTCTTCATGCAAGATTGATGTCTCAGGCATTAAGAAAACTGACTGCTACTATTTCAAGAACGAAATGTACGGTAATTTTCATCAACCAGTTAAGAGAAAAAATCGGGGTAATGTTTGGAAATCCTGAAACAACTACCGGTGGTAATGCTCTTAAATTCTATGCTTCGGTAAGAATTGATATCAGAAAAGCAAGTGCGCCAATCAAAAATGGAGATGAAGCAATCGGGAGTCGTGTAAAAGTGAAAATTGTGAAAAACAAAGTAGCTCCACCATTCAAGATGGCTGAATTTGACATTATGTACGGGGAAGGAGTTTCTAAAGTAGGAGAAATTCTGGATACTGCTGTAGACATGGGAGTTGTGAAGAAAAGCGGTTCTTGGTTCAGCTACGAAGAGACTAAATTAGGTCAGGGACGTGATGCTGTGAAGGATGTTTTAAAAGACAATCCAGATCTTTCCGAGGAATTGGAAAACAAAATCAAAGAAGAGTTGAAAAACAAGAAATAAGTTTTCAAAAAAATAATAGAAAAGGCGATCTTAGGATTGCCTTTTTTGTTTTTAAATGGTTTTGCTTTTTAAACGCAAAGTTTTTATTTACAAGCTGTACAATTTTAAAAAGAGCGAAGCCACTCCTCTTCTTCCTAAATAAGACTTCTCTTAAATCCAAAATAAAAGAGGCTGACCTTTTGGACAACCTCTTTTAAGCTTTTATTTAAAAATTATTCAGCGATTTTTCCTTGAAGCTGAAGCGCTCCAGTCACTTTCATTCCTTTGGTTAAGGTTTCAAATCTCATATTTCCTTTATTGACGAAAGCATCAATTGTAAAGAAATCTTCATTTTCTTCGTTTGTAATCAGTTTCAGCTTTAGAATATATCCTTTAGCACTTCCATCTTCAAGCAGTTCTGTTTCTTTAAAGTCTACAAGTTCAGCAATAAAGTCAAAACATGCATAATTAGGAAGATCCTGGCTTGGGGCGTACGTTGTAAAATCTTCACTCATTTTAGTACCGTCAGGAAGCTCTGTATTGGTATGAACATCCAGAATGAAAACTATTCCGCTCAGATTTACCTTTAAATGAGGTTGCGTTAAATATGTATTTTTATTTTCCGCATAATCTGTAGCAAAAAACCACACTCCAAAAGTATTTCTGGCCGGACCTGCTACGATGGCATGTAAATCAAGTGCATTTTCCCATTCTCTTACAGATCTTGTTTCAAAATCTAAAGTATAATCAGTTTTCACCTCAGGAAGTATTGTGTTAAATTCTTCAGTAAAAATAGTTTTAAATCTTACATCTTCAAATTCCGCTTTGCTTTTGTTCTCTCCGGATGGATCATGAACTGTAAGAGGATTCATATAGCCGGAATAATCTTTAGTCTGGAAATTTTCATGCCCAAAAATACCCCCCCAGATATTGGCAAGATTGTGTACATTAGATTTTCTTACTATAATTCCTGCTTCATTAGTTGTTTCAGGAGCCTTGATCCCTTCAGCATGAGGAAAATAATTTTTACCATCGATCAACTGAGTATTCATGATCTCATTATTTTCTTCATGAGAAAACTCTGAAAAACCTTTGTAGGTGATATTCTCGTTTTCAAAAATGTAAGGCAATCCTGTTTGGCCTTTTTCTTCATCTTTAAAATGATAGGAAAGCGAAATTGCTTTAAATTCTCCTGGCTGAGTTGCCGGACTATGGTCGTTACCGTTACCATCAAACTGAGAATGATATAAAACCATATAAGATTTGATCTTCCCTTCTTGAAGCTCAGTTTCAAATTTTTCTTCCATTTTTGTAACTGCCTGCTCCGGAGAAAATGCATACGTATCTTCTGTTACAGTATATACAAAACCTTCTATCTCTCCATTTTCATTTTCAAAAGCTGAAACCGGACTATATTCACCTCTAAGTTGAAATGCTATAGAATGTACAATGTAATCATTATAAATTTTGATTTTTTCAAACTGCTCGTTTACTTTTTTCTCCTCAACCGGTGGTAAAGAAACTTCGGGTACAATATCTACCACTTCTTCTATTACCTCATCAATTTCTGGTTCCGCTACCTCTACATTTGGTGCTTCATATTGCTGAACCGGGATACTGCTATTCTCCTGTCCGCTACTCTTTTTCTTAAAAAAATCTAAGATTCCCATTTTGTTATTATAATTGGCGGTAAATATAATAAAACCGATGAATTGGCGCATCATTAAAAAAATGCCATTCTGTCACTTCCTTTTATATGATGTTTTTTTGAATAGAATTTATCTGAACCTTTAAGTTATAAAAGTTTCGGCGGAGCCTTTGGCTCCGCCGAAACTTTACTATTCAGGTTTATCATCTGTTAATTCAAACCCCCAATCTTTTCCTTTTTGGGTGGCCGGAACGCCTTTTGTCATCCAGACCGGAGCTTTAGCACCTTTTAGGTAATAATCAAAAAACTGCTGTTCACGGATTTGGATATCTTTTCTGTTCTGGCGTTTTACCAAATTATGGTCATCACCGTTATAATTCAGAAGCCACACCGGTTTTCCAAGACGGCGTAATGCGGTAAACATTTCAATTCCCTGGTACCAAGGTACTGCCCCATCTTTATCATTACTCATAATAACTACCGGCGTTTTTACTTTATCGATCGTAAAAAGTGGTGAATTTTTAATATAAAGATCCGGAGCTTCCCATAAATTTTTCCCTAATCTACTTTGCGATTTTTCATACTGAAATTGTCTGTTCATCCCTGAACCCCATCGGATTCCTCCATATGCTGAAGTCATGTTCACAACAGGAGCGCCACTCCATGCGGCGGCATACATATCAGTATGAGCGATAAGATAGGCTACCTGATAACCACCCCAGCTTTGTCCCTGAATTCCTATTTTTGTACCATCTACCCACGAATTTTGTTTTAGTTTTTCAACTCCGGAATTGATATATTCCATTGCCGATTCTCCCGGAAAACCATCTATATATGAGATATCAGGAGTAAAAACCAGATATCCGTTGCTTACAAAATAAGAGATATTTAATCTTGAAGGCGTTGGAGATGGTGCCACATAACGATTCAGATTATCCGAAAGTTTTTCATAGAAATAGACAATCATCGGATATTTTTTATTAGGATTGAAATCTTCAGGTTTGTATAAAACTCCTGTAGACGTATTTCCTTTTGGCGTTGTCCAGTGTACCAATTCATCTGTCCCCCAATTATAGTGGTTTTGTTGCTGGTTGGTATTGCTCAGCTTTTGTTGTTCCGAGAAATCTGATGTTACAAAAATATTTGGAGAATCAGTGTATGACTCTTTTATTACAATATATTCTTCTGCATTTTTTGCCTTTTGAATACTTCGA is part of the Chryseobacterium lactis genome and encodes:
- a CDS encoding oxygenase MpaB family protein; the protein is MERTVLHPRFKDFPHFKNFWEHGNGKQLIEFSGAEVSFKDFETFSPFFYHVDEMGDQVVKDVYFTKNFLEASKEIEGYIRNGVSETDVVPESVKKLFAQTQKIPAWLDYNLLKSGAELCMRSNLDSLISLRDYCLIGGYDYAYLNKPLIVTEALKKGAVKRLSETLDFWVNATRYDALEIHAKGYEFAIKTRLIHSYARLSIKKHYNEWDTENWGEPINSWDMMATYIGFSLVFLHSLQKLGNTFSKEEEKGIFHLWKYVGYLLGIPEQLLPDDKKQATEYFYLWTSIQPPSDNDSVLLAHSLLNESLENPILKFEFQRKSLKYLHVCCTWFLLDDEVCKRLQIPDASNKKLFPKSKILFNTIYDRLVSRDARIKRGNKDQMKVLKDYLNITKNSNFH
- the pfkA gene encoding 6-phosphofructokinase; its protein translation is MKESAVKKIAVLTSGGDSPGMNAALRAVVRTANYYNIECYGVREGYNGLINDDFLKMGARSVKNIINQGGTILKSARSAEFRTKEGRQKAYDNCVKLGIDGLVCIGGDGTFTGAKIFNEEFGIRVIGIPGTIDNDIFGTDNTIGYDTALNTAMEAIDKIRDTATSHNRVFFVEVMGRDAGFIALNSGLAAGALDILIPEKKDSIDELFAKFKNAEKTGKASSIVVVAEGEKLANVYELAEKTKKTFPDYDIRVAILGHMQRGGSPSCADRVLASRLGYGAVTGLMEGQTNVMAGMRSNDLTYTPIEEAIKKHNEINKDLLLISEILAL
- a CDS encoding response regulator transcription factor; this translates as MDKKFLTPKKHHPLIKVWNSYPEFLQNTTTMALPAPSIERIIGEIFAPGKFYYYVINLVDSTLSHHHENILEIHGFHKYPVHLKEIIDLLHPDDIEFVMEAERMCIEKMKDINGFDYIQELKSSYCFRLRTSKGNYELFHHQALHTLKDENGKLMQAVNIHTNIEHITHQNSYSVLLSGINGREDFHQMQWSKYNKISESQPAIFTKREVEIITYIARGFSAGEISNVLNISEETVRTHRKNILRKSDCKNCSELIKMAFEWGYL
- the recA gene encoding recombinase RecA, yielding MSNIDDKKKALALVLDKLDKTYGKGTVMTLGDDSIDNTIEVIPSGSLGLDIALGIGGYPKGRIIEIYGPESSGKTTLTLHAIAEAQKAGGIAAFIDAEHAFDRTYAAKLGIDLENLIISQPDNGEQALEIADNLIRSGAIDIVVIDSVAALTPKAEIEGEMGDSKMGLHARLMSQALRKLTATISRTKCTVIFINQLREKIGVMFGNPETTTGGNALKFYASVRIDIRKASAPIKNGDEAIGSRVKVKIVKNKVAPPFKMAEFDIMYGEGVSKVGEILDTAVDMGVVKKSGSWFSYEETKLGQGRDAVKDVLKDNPDLSEELENKIKEELKNKK
- a CDS encoding DUF4846 domain-containing protein, coding for MNIKKVISGLVVALTLSNCTQDKTSSHHTASENQSFIPENAVSVNKDKNTVKERFSPPEGYEWIKEKSDSFGYFIENFKLKPYGSPILKYDGSSISTQHLHEAVFDIDTGNKDLQQCADAVIRMRAEYLYKIKKADDIKFHFTSGDLLSWNDYKNGTRAFVNGNSVSFRKTAGFDDSYQNFRNYLELIFNYAGTISLNKETKPVTENSHLKTGDILITPGSPGHVVFVAGVCENTAGKKLFLLAEGFTPAQSIHLLSNPFNKNISPWYDLDVNAPETKTARYIFKPTNFRSF
- the gap gene encoding type I glyceraldehyde-3-phosphate dehydrogenase, coding for MSTIKVGINGFGRIGRLVFRAMTERDNIEVVGINDLINAEYMAYMLKYDSVHGIFPGEVSVEGNDLVVNGKRIRVTAERDPNNLKWNEIGADYIVESTGLFLSKDTAQAHINAGAKKVILSAPSKDDTPMFVMGVNHKELTDDIKILSNASCTTNCLAPLAKVIHDNFGIVEGLMTTVHATTATQKTVDGPSMKDWRGGRAALNNIIPSSTGAAKAVGKVIPSLNGKLTGMSFRVPTVDVSVVDLTVRIEKAASYEEICSVIKAASEGELKGILGYTEDAVVSQDFVGDKRTSIFDKDAGIMLSPNFVKLVSWYDNEMGYSNKLVDMLVHAASL